AAAAGGCTAAtatttgctttgctttgctttgaTAATTGGTGAATTGGTAAGGGATTACGTTACTGGGTTTCACAAGAGGAAGAAGAAGCGAAGAAAGGAAGCCCATAAGAAGCAAGAGCAGGCTGAACGACGCAAGCGTATTGAACAGCGCAAAAAGGTTTTCCTTTTCTTCTATCTTTTTACCTGTTTCGGACGATGCTATTGTATTTCGATTCAAATCAAATGTCTTCAAACTGCAGCTAATATTTGTTAAATTTGCACTTTTTTGCCATAGTGGTTGCTTTAAAATCGAATAGTTACGGCTGTTGAAGATTGCTTGTAACATATAAAGGAAATTAGTTCACCGATTCTATTCCATTTCCCTATGCAAACAGAAACCAATTATCATAGGCATAGCCACTCGGAAAGGATTGCCACCATTAATCTGCCAATGAGATTTGAATAACAAGATTGGGAGAAACCTTGTTCTGAAACCTTGTTCTTCCTTTTCATTCCCACCTTTGCAATGAAATTAGACTTGTGTTGCTCCTATTCTTCATTTTCTCTAAAGAACTCATGTCCAATGCTTGTAACAGACAAACATTCAAACATGTGTACGGGTATAGATTCTTCAGATATatgggaaaaacttagaaaacatTAAGCATTCTGTGCAAACACATACCAATATTTGACAATCACCCCCGAGTTCGAGTAACATAGCATTATACAAGGAATTGGAGGATCTCTTCAGGAGTTCATATATCTGCTTTCAACCCTAGTAGATTCAAGCATTTAACTTTGTGTGTTATGTTTGCTGCATACAGAGTCTACTTAGTTTTATGTTTGTATTTGGCTTTCCTATCTAACTTGAAAACAATCCGAAGTTACTTCTTTGGTTGGTGAAATCATCAGAGAAAGTTAGAAAAAGAATTTGCCCTATATGGGGGAGCACTTCCCAATACAAGCTCGGGACCTGATGGAATTGATGAGAACAACGAAGATGATGAACAAAGAGAGCCAAGTGCATCAGTTTCTGGTATATTTCTAATCCTACAAGCTGATGGATTCACAAGCTACTATAATGTTTATTGACTATAGAGGACAATGGTTTTCTTTGCTTTCAATCGCTATATTGCACTGGCATTTTTATGATACAAAGCTCAAACGTATTGTTTATCTTATTAAGTGGTCGGCTTTTGTTTATCTGTGGAAGGGACAACTATGTATGATGGTGGAAACATGACAGTCACTGTGATTACTAGTGAGATTTCTCATGAGGAAGAAGATTTCACTAGTGCAAAGACTCAAACTACGATGCTCAGATCAGTCGGAGATAAAGTTGATAAAAAACTCGCCTTACCTGTGAGCAAAAGTAAACCCTTCAAGAGAGTTGCTAAACACAGACCTAAGCCACCAagtaaaagagagaaaaataagggGAAGAAAAGGAGCAAGAACTCGCATTGAATCCTACATCGGACAAATTTTTCAGTAGACTTGGATACTTGATGTTATTTTATATGGAAGGGTGTAATACAAGTTTTAACTGCCCGGATGGATTGGCGGTCTGGGAGTGACCCCCATGTTGTCTCTATCCCGTTTCTTCTCCTGCTGCCTAGTTTGAAGTTTGGTTCAATGGGAAAACTCCCACTTGCAGTGTATGAATATTTTCCCTTTTCCATTTTGAGTTCAAATATTGAAGAGATTTATTTTTGTTCCACCACCCACTTGAATGCATTTCCAGACTCCCTACATCAAAAGTATCAAGGCTTTTGCTTAATTACTCTGTTTTTCCTCTCTTCAATTAAGTAATTACTTTGGCAGAAGATAAAAATGGCCATAGGATTGGTAGCTACTACACTTTTCTTGAAATACATGCTGAACAAGTTGTGCAACGCATGATCAAAgacatcttttaaaaaaataatctaaccATGGAATGATACACTTTACCGTATTCCATTTTTCTGTTCTCACTAGTGAATTGTTTTGAAAGATTTTAATTCATATACCTTTAAAGAATTATAACATAAAATCAAATCGATCCAAAAATTCACATACACTTGTTGGAATTTAAGATTTATACATAGCAATTAGAAATTACGGGATTCATTgttttacaaaaaagaaaaacacatttCCAATCATTCTTAATTTCAACATTGAGTAAATTGATTCCTCTAAAAAGAGTAGAGCGATTTTGAAAGCAATGAACTAAGGATAATTAATCATGGTGTTAATGTTTTCTACCAATTAGACATAATTTTAGTTGGTattaatagcaaatttagctcccaatgtttatatattatttgtaaatattgaccaaatgtgtaaacattgaaagcgaaatttgttattataccaataaaaaatatgtacaaCAAATGAAAActttaatattgtaattaattgtccttagttgctcacttttgaaattgacaatgattaaattgatttaatttttttagagggactaaattgcttAATATCGAAATTGAGATAAACTATAAtaccaatgttttttttttctattgagagtgaaatattatattatatatatacgttattacaagtaaaaaaaattgaacacaattttttttacatttggtAAATTAGAAATTTTCACATCTTAAActaattttcaaaacaaaattttcatattaatatCACTAATATTAAAGTTTATCCACATTTAAATTAATGCATATAATCTAAATTCAAACTTATTAAAGTTTAAATTATCATGTTTTAAATAACAATATATCATATGGATTAAAATTTACCTAATTTTATTGTATTAATAAAATCCCTAATTAAGTTGGTGTCACAGGTTAATCATGTGCCAActcgattaaaaaattattactataccctattattaaatgattacatttattattttgataatttattttatatttttttaaataaaataattaacaatTGACATGAATTTATGTTTAATGGAGTTATGAACTTGTGGATACAATGTtggataaaaaaatcaattacgtCTTGTAAACAAGACATTAAGGGATATTATCTCATTAAGTCCTTTTGTGTTCTAATAGCTTTCTTTGTGGAATTCCATCTCACCATTTTATTTATGTAGTCCTCTGTATTTATCAATGGATTTAAATTGAGgcttaattaaaatacaaattatgacattaaaattttcagtgtttttataatttttaaaaaaaagttctaTCTCAAAAATTCATTTTGTAGTTGTCCATCTTATTTGaagcttaattaaaaaaaattgcaaaataaaccctcacatattttattcattttttaaaatttaacatcaatacaattaataatgaaaatattcatagtattaaatattttttaactaaatatatatttcttaCAATATTCCTAAACAATTCCTTTGaatattatttcctttttttatattaaaaattagtgaaaataataaaataattcttaaatgcattaaattaattgtttttccCCCTCAGGAACTGAACTAAATATTTTGGATCTCTTGAATTAATCGCAAACATATTTGGATAATATCAAATATAACTCCACATATTTGCTAATTAATTtgtacataataaaatttagtgaaaaacaataaaataattcttaaacgcattaaaataattattatttttccttaatttgGATCTTTTGAATTAATTGCAAACGTATTCAGGTACTATCAAATATAACTTcacatatttactaatttaaaaataaaaaataaattaagaaaaaattgaataaaaataatatgaagcATGTTCAATAATTTAAGGAAATTTgtatagttttaacatttttcaCCTTACAAATAATGAAGTTGCAAACACGTATAATTTTTCAAcatacaattaaaaaattaaattaaaattgacaCAAATCAATCATAAGTCATAATATAAACTATCAAGATTCTAAaagttaaaattgtatttttttaattttttcaatcataatgttttcaaaatgttagaaattttgtaataaatttttaataaataaatgtaatacattttgaatttatatatacaaTCAAAGCCGTGCATTGCACATGATAACAAACTAGTGCATACATATATTATAAGGTTGTTAAGTTTTTAATGTGTtcatactataaatatttgacatgtgtcaagggaaaaaaaatatttatggaagaaaaaattacaatataaacCCCTTAAccttttttgtataatttttaatggaGCTTTGCAAGTTATATCTTTGTAACAAAATCTTTCTAATTTACTagtattcaataattcaatttacaattttacaatgtagatattcaattattaataatgttacaaataaattattagtggtcacaataattaaatttaattagcaATCTATATTcacttattaataattaaaactaaGTTAGAAATACTTGTATTCAATGATTTATCTAGTACtgggataatatttatataaaacctTCACAGATATCTGAGTgattcatttaaaatttaaacttaaaaagaaaaaaaaatccctttTGATTTCAACCAGAATTTTTCCTAgcctttttaaaataatttttttgcgaCATAATTGAAGTTTGTGAAAAGAATAGGTTATCTGATTTGATAGTCATATAATGCGGTTGCATGACTGATCCCGTCCCGGGTGTTTTTGTCTGGTTGAGAATAAATGGACCAAAAATGttgcctttttttaaaaaaatatagaataaaaTCTGTCCGAAGTCTTGGATGAAATGATGGTTAGGTTTGGCCTCTGTTTCCTTTGAACATAAAGTTTTGCTTAAACCACAACAATGGATTGGAAATTAGTTAACTAAGCCAGACAAAACAGATCCCCCCCCCCATGAGTAATGCCACAAAACAGATCCCCCCAATGATTAATACCTAAGGGAAGTATTTGATTATGATTAGGTTAAAATTTGTCATAACTCCTGTactatttgaaaattaaaaattttctccttgtatttttatttttagaatattaattttttatctttcaaattttaaattttaagtccagttattaaattttaaaaattaaattgaagttcAATATAACATATTATTTTGGTTACATAGTTATGAggtgagttttttttaattttaaattgatataccaacaaatttaacaaaataatttaataatattaacaactgGACCTgaaatttaaaatctgaaaagtagatgaattaaatttctaaaattaaatataaaggactaaattctaaattttcaaaAGATAGAgggacttataacatattttaactttatgattattatgtatGGATATTAGTAATAAGGAAAATAAACCTGTATGCGAAATCGACAGAAATTCAAACAATTTCGTAAACGGAACAGTGCCGATCA
The genomic region above belongs to Gossypium hirsutum isolate 1008001.06 chromosome D05, Gossypium_hirsutum_v2.1, whole genome shotgun sequence and contains:
- the LOC107924410 gene encoding ribosomal RNA-processing protein 17 gives rise to the protein MGGGEEEYEEEAPVLQSKPRGRHITKRALKNKALSVSFNEKDLRDYVTGFHKRKKKRRKEAHKKQEQAERRKRIEQRKKRKLEKEFALYGGALPNTSSGPDGIDENNEDDEQREPSASVSGTTMYDGGNMTVTVITSEISHEEEDFTSAKTQTTMLRSVGDKVDKKLALPVSKSKPFKRVAKHRPKPPSKREKNKGKKRSKNSH